One window of Channa argus isolate prfri chromosome 4, Channa argus male v1.0, whole genome shotgun sequence genomic DNA carries:
- the arl2bp gene encoding ADP-ribosylation factor-like protein 2-binding protein, which produces MDIQGRNTRSCGENIVEMVDMDEENFATSSSSAADTAFDAVIGCIEDIIMEEEFQQLQQSFLEKHYLEFDNSDENKLSYTPIFNEYVDLLEKHLEQQLMERISDFNMNNFIELLMQHKEEVPGDIFDMLLTFTDFMAFKEMLLEYRAEKEGRGLDLSEGLVVTSLIPAGSKHSGSTKSQ; this is translated from the exons ATGGATATCCAGGGACgaa ACACACGGAGCTGCGGGGAAAACATCGTAGAAATGGTGGATATGGACGAAGAAAACTTTGCTACTTCAAG TTCCTCCGCTGCAGACACTGCTTTTGATGCTGTAATTGGCTGTATAGAGGACATCATCATGG aggAAGAGTTCCAGCAGCTTCAGCAGAGCTTCCTAGAAAAACACTACCTGGAGTTTGACAACTCTGATGAGAACAAGCTCAGCTACACTCCTATCTTCAATGAATAT GTTGACCTCTTGGAGAAACACCTGGAGCAACAGCTGATGGAGAGAATCTCTGACTTCAACATGAACAATTTCATAGAGCTGCTCAT GCAACACAAAGAAGAGGTTCCTGGTGACATCTTTGACATGTTGCTGACGTTTACTGACTTTATGGCCTTCAAGGAGATGTTACTGGAATACAGAGCT GAGAAAGAGGGCCGAGGTCTGGACCTGAGTGAGGGACTTGTTGTCACATCTTTGATCCCAGCAGGCTCCAAACACAGTGGCTCCACTAAATCCCAGTGA
- the pllp gene encoding plasmolipin has protein sequence MADFPSKVTTETSSPQSQSSHQGGNSLRGLAANVTILMDMSFIRSIPAILMVAEIVLGLLHWAIIASAHYTLVPAYGWVMFVAVTLWILTTILFFMILFGSQRKLTAVPWPLTVMLYQGIATVLYLTAFLANAASVQPFSITLYYGHMAAAAFFSAVVTLAYGASAFFSYLDWKGDGGNAATTTVPT, from the exons ATGGCAGACTTCCCATCCAAAGTTACCACAGAGACCAGCTCCCCCCAGTCCCAGAGCTCTCACCAGGGTGGAAACAGTCTTCGAGGGCTTGCTGCCAACGTCACCATCCTGATGGACATGTCCTTTATCCGAAGCATCCCAGCCATTCTCATGGTGGCTGAAATA GTTCTGGGGCTCCTTCACTGGGCAATAATAGCCAGCGCCCACTACACATTGGTGCCAGCATACGGCTGGGTGATGTTTGTGGCCGTCACACTGTGGATCCTCACCACCATCCTCTTCTTCATGATCCTTTTTGGGTCCCAGCGAAAACTCACCGCTGTCCCCTGGCCTCTGACG GTGATGCTGTACCAAGGCATAGCCACGGTCCTATATCTGACTGCCTTCCTGGCCAATGCAGCATCTGTCCAGCCATTCAGCATCACCTTATACTACGGACATATGGCGGCCGCAGCT TTTTTCAGTGCTGTAGTTACCTTGGCATATGGTGCCAGTGCTTTCTTCTCCTATTTGGACTGGAAGGGTGATGGAGGAAATGCTGCTACCACCACAGTGCCCACCTAG
- the anapc13 gene encoding anaphase-promoting complex subunit 13, whose translation MDSEIQRDGRVLDLTDDAWREDKLPYEDVTIPLSELPEAEQDNGGSTESVKEQEMKWTDLALQSLHENTPSTGS comes from the exons ATGGACAGTGAAATCCAAAGAGACGGGAGAGTCCTGGACCTCACTGATGATGCCTGGAGGGAAGACAAGTTGCCGTATGAAGATGTCACCATTCCTTTG AGTGAACTGCCCGAGGCTGAGCAAGACAATGGAGGATCCACAGAGTCTGTGAAAGAACAAGAGATGAAGTGGACAGACCTTGCCTTGCAGAGCCTGCACGAAAACACACCAAGTACTGGCAGCTGA
- the rspry1 gene encoding RING finger and SPRY domain-containing protein 1 isoform X2 yields the protein MIVAAWITFCACRNLAQVLLFLASSNSLPPLWETLASVVSGTGNMGNSCVCREDSDLEDHHHGSLRATRGQSRRVDHGTGVVPDGGEARSSRPRDPVRPPRRGRGPHEPRRKKQNVDGLVLDTLAVIRTLVDNDQEPPYSMITLHEMAETDDGWLEVVQSLIRVIPLDDPLGPAVITLLLDECPLPTKDALQKLSDMLNLSSAAARQDALNPAKHRNTTAVLGCLAEKLAGPASIGLLSPGTLEYLLESLSSEAHPTVMLFALIALEKFSQTSENKLTVSESCISNRLAVLESWADHPDYLKRQVGFCSQWSLDNLFLKEGRQFTYEKVNLTNINAMLNSNDVSEYLKISPTGLEARCDASSFESVRCTFCVDSGVWYYEVTVITSGVMQIGWATKDSKFLNHEGYGIGDDEYSCAYDGCRQLIWYNARSKPHSHPCWKEGDAIGFLLDLSKKQMIFYLNGHQLPPEKQVFSSATSGFFAAASFMSYQQCEFNFGAKPFRHPPSVKFSTFNDFASLLPSEKIILPRHRRLALLKQVSIRDNCCTLCCDVMADTELRPCGHG from the exons ATGATCGTTGCTGCCTGGATCACTTTCTGTGCCTGCAGGAACCTTGCACAGGTTCTGCTCTTCCTTGCCTCCTCAAATTCTCTTCCTCCATTGTGGGAGACCCTTGCCAGTGTGGTCTCCGGCACTGGAAACATGGGTAATAGCTGTGTGTGCCGGGAGGATAGTGACTTAGAGGATCATCACCATGGATCCTTGAGGGCCACCCGAGGACAATCTAGGCGAGTGGATCATGGTACAGGTGTAGTTCCTGATGGTGGAGAAGCTCGGAGCAGTCGACCTAGGGACCCGGTAAGGCCACCACGCCGAGGGCGAGGGCCACATGAGCCACGGCGGAAAAAACAGAATGTGGATGGCCTGGTGCTGGACACGCTGGCTGTCATCAGGACACTTGTGGACAA tgacCAAGAGCCCCCTTACTCCATGATCACTTTGCATGAGATGGCAGAGACAG ATGATGGCTGGCTAGAAGTCGTTCAGTCCCTCATTCGAGTGATCCCATTGGACGATCCTCTTGGCCCTGCAGTGATCACTCTCCTGTTGGATGAGTGTCCGCTGCCCACCAAG GATGCTTTACAGAAACTCTCAGACATGTTAAATCTGAGTTCAGCTGCAGCACGACAAGACGCTTTGAATCCTgctaaacacagaaacacaacagctgTGCTAGGATGCTTGGCAGAGAAACTGGCTG GACCAGCCAGTATTGGACTATTGAGCCCTGGAACGCTTGAGTACCTTCTGGAGAGCCTG AGCTCTGAAGCCCACCCTACTGTCATGCTGTTTGCTCTCATTGCCTTGGAAAAGTTCTCCCAGACAA GTGAGAACAAACTCACAGTGTCTGAGTCCTGTATCAGCAATCGACTTGCTGTCCTAGAGTCATGGGCAGATCATCCTGACTACTTGAAGAGGCAGGTCGGATTCTGCTCACAGTGGAGCCTTGACAACCTGT TCCTTAAGGAGGGTCGTCAGTTCACCTACGAGAAGGTCAACCTCACTAATATCAATGCCATGTTAAACAGCAATGATGTCAGCGAGTACCTCAAGATCTCCCCAACTGGACTAGAG GCCCGATGTGATGCCTCATCCTTTGAGAGCGTTCGCTGTACATTCTGTGTGGATTCAGGTGTTTGGTACTATGAGGTAACGGTCATCACATCAGGTGTGATGCAAATCGGATGGGCCACTAAGGACAGCAAGTTTCTCAACCAT GAGGGTTATGGAATAGGAGATGATGAATACTCATGTGCGTATGATGGCTGCAGGCAGCTTATCTGGTACAATGCTCGCAGTAAACCTCATTCTCACCCCTGCTGGAAGGAGG GAGATGCCATTGGCTTTCTCTTGGACCTTAGCAAGAAGCAGATGATCTTCTATCTGAACGGACATCAGCTGCCACCAGAGAAACAGGTCTTCTCATCAGCCAC TTCCGGTTTCTTTGCTGCAGCCAGCTTTATGTCATACCAACAGTGTGAGTTTAACTTTGGGGCCAAGCCTTTCCGTCACCCACCTTCTGTCAAGTTCAGCACCTTCAATGACTTTGCTTCACTGCTGCCCAGTGAAAAAATTATCCTACCCCG gcATCGTCGTCTGGCCTTACTAAAGCAGGTTAGCATCCGAGATAACTGCTGCACATTGTGTTGTGATGTCATGGCTGACACTGAGTTGCGGCCATGTGGACATGGGTAG
- the rspry1 gene encoding RING finger and SPRY domain-containing protein 1 isoform X1 codes for MIVAAWITFCACRNLAQVLLFLASSNSLPPLWETLASVVSGTGNMGNSCVCREDSDLEDHHHGSLRATRGQSRRVDHGTGVVPDGGEARSSRPRDPVRPPRRGRGPHEPRRKKQNVDGLVLDTLAVIRTLVDNDQEPPYSMITLHEMAETDDGWLEVVQSLIRVIPLDDPLGPAVITLLLDECPLPTKDALQKLSDMLNLSSAAARQDALNPAKHRNTTAVLGCLAEKLAGPASIGLLSPGTLEYLLESLSSEAHPTVMLFALIALEKFSQTSENKLTVSESCISNRLAVLESWADHPDYLKRQVGFCSQWSLDNLFLKEGRQFTYEKVNLTNINAMLNSNDVSEYLKISPTGLEARCDASSFESVRCTFCVDSGVWYYEVTVITSGVMQIGWATKDSKFLNHEGYGIGDDEYSCAYDGCRQLIWYNARSKPHSHPCWKEGDAIGFLLDLSKKQMIFYLNGHQLPPEKQVFSSATSGFFAAASFMSYQQCEFNFGAKPFRHPPSVKFSTFNDFASLLPSEKIILPRHRRLALLKQVSIRDNCCTLCCDVMADTELRPCGHGGMCMECALQLETCPLCRQDIQTRVRLIAHVS; via the exons ATGATCGTTGCTGCCTGGATCACTTTCTGTGCCTGCAGGAACCTTGCACAGGTTCTGCTCTTCCTTGCCTCCTCAAATTCTCTTCCTCCATTGTGGGAGACCCTTGCCAGTGTGGTCTCCGGCACTGGAAACATGGGTAATAGCTGTGTGTGCCGGGAGGATAGTGACTTAGAGGATCATCACCATGGATCCTTGAGGGCCACCCGAGGACAATCTAGGCGAGTGGATCATGGTACAGGTGTAGTTCCTGATGGTGGAGAAGCTCGGAGCAGTCGACCTAGGGACCCGGTAAGGCCACCACGCCGAGGGCGAGGGCCACATGAGCCACGGCGGAAAAAACAGAATGTGGATGGCCTGGTGCTGGACACGCTGGCTGTCATCAGGACACTTGTGGACAA tgacCAAGAGCCCCCTTACTCCATGATCACTTTGCATGAGATGGCAGAGACAG ATGATGGCTGGCTAGAAGTCGTTCAGTCCCTCATTCGAGTGATCCCATTGGACGATCCTCTTGGCCCTGCAGTGATCACTCTCCTGTTGGATGAGTGTCCGCTGCCCACCAAG GATGCTTTACAGAAACTCTCAGACATGTTAAATCTGAGTTCAGCTGCAGCACGACAAGACGCTTTGAATCCTgctaaacacagaaacacaacagctgTGCTAGGATGCTTGGCAGAGAAACTGGCTG GACCAGCCAGTATTGGACTATTGAGCCCTGGAACGCTTGAGTACCTTCTGGAGAGCCTG AGCTCTGAAGCCCACCCTACTGTCATGCTGTTTGCTCTCATTGCCTTGGAAAAGTTCTCCCAGACAA GTGAGAACAAACTCACAGTGTCTGAGTCCTGTATCAGCAATCGACTTGCTGTCCTAGAGTCATGGGCAGATCATCCTGACTACTTGAAGAGGCAGGTCGGATTCTGCTCACAGTGGAGCCTTGACAACCTGT TCCTTAAGGAGGGTCGTCAGTTCACCTACGAGAAGGTCAACCTCACTAATATCAATGCCATGTTAAACAGCAATGATGTCAGCGAGTACCTCAAGATCTCCCCAACTGGACTAGAG GCCCGATGTGATGCCTCATCCTTTGAGAGCGTTCGCTGTACATTCTGTGTGGATTCAGGTGTTTGGTACTATGAGGTAACGGTCATCACATCAGGTGTGATGCAAATCGGATGGGCCACTAAGGACAGCAAGTTTCTCAACCAT GAGGGTTATGGAATAGGAGATGATGAATACTCATGTGCGTATGATGGCTGCAGGCAGCTTATCTGGTACAATGCTCGCAGTAAACCTCATTCTCACCCCTGCTGGAAGGAGG GAGATGCCATTGGCTTTCTCTTGGACCTTAGCAAGAAGCAGATGATCTTCTATCTGAACGGACATCAGCTGCCACCAGAGAAACAGGTCTTCTCATCAGCCAC TTCCGGTTTCTTTGCTGCAGCCAGCTTTATGTCATACCAACAGTGTGAGTTTAACTTTGGGGCCAAGCCTTTCCGTCACCCACCTTCTGTCAAGTTCAGCACCTTCAATGACTTTGCTTCACTGCTGCCCAGTGAAAAAATTATCCTACCCCG gcATCGTCGTCTGGCCTTACTAAAGCAGGTTAGCATCCGAGATAACTGCTGCACATTGTGTTGTGATGTCATGGCTGACACTGAGTTGCGGCCATGTGGACATGG TGGTATGTGTATGGAGTGTGCCTTACAGTTAGAGACGTGCCCTTTGTGCCGCCAGGATATCCAGACCAGAGTCAGACTCATTGCACATGTCTCCTGA